One window of the Cataglyphis hispanica isolate Lineage 1 chromosome 13, ULB_Chis1_1.0, whole genome shotgun sequence genome contains the following:
- the LOC126853933 gene encoding origin recognition complex subunit 3 codes for MENVSVSKGVFTYKGSYKIGKKKKKVKCPEYFNEPWYIAYSETWRYIEQAAENVRSKMFQQVMFNLETYVSKIKSSPLNTVSYEIATAILLTGVNVPDHTTLFDTLVSKLSEITSHIAVLWSKDCNSVKNIIEDTVYQFIQKSESDDVPQVRKSQCTMRALKEWFAEYQDLEDPLVIILPDFESFSINILHDFILVLSSYRSTLKFVLIFGVATTLHIVHRSLTYDVTSKLVVQVFYTQTQVETLSDIVESTVFSSKIPFKLIGRAFQLLTDIFLFYDFSVDNFLQNFKICMIQHFYDNNISSLCCKPKCIKERISKLTDENIADIKNLPSIAKYLKTSSKVTNGNDKLSDKEFKELLELLLNKFHNYMNQFLIILKCLHCLVASLPGAPMGKQLREIYTKAVYTNNLTESSEYKECLKLLGFLSKEELVSKLESVIKIIENSKDPMIKKIKVNLNSRMNTIRKASLNSTKDSSETINLEEKLSRMQLKEKLLKMSQQQSRSAYKKAQHDLIDYLDREVFFVHLIEPSRVTAHEIFCYSDGNQAKHHIRGSLRAAIHMGLNDPQMYLDCDCCKLENDDDIPRTLPDLSIIYKLHLESRKLINMYDWLQAFLTIVDPQAQSTEQRDVNPRLQARFTQAVAALQFLGFIKTSRRKTDHVKRLT; via the exons ATGGAGAACGTTTCCGTGTCCAAG ggTGTATTTACTTACAAAGGAAGTTACAAAATTggtaagaagaaaaagaaagttaaatGTCCGGAATATTTTAACGAACCTTGGTATATTGCATATAGCGAAACTTGGAGATATATTGAACAGGCTGCAGAG AATGTCAGATCCAAAATGTTTCAACAGGTTATGTTCAATTTAGAGACTTatgtgtcaaaaataaaatcgagtcCATTAAATACAGTGTCCTATGAAATAGCTACAGCTATTTTGTTAACAG gagTTAATGTTCCCGATCACACGACACTTTTCGATACTCTGGTATCTAAACTTAGTGAAATAACGTCGCATATAGCAGTTCTATGGAGCAAAGATTGTAACAGTGTGAAAAACATCATCGAAGACActgtatatcaatttattcaaaaatcagAATCG gATGATGTTCCTCAAGTGCGTAAAAGTCAATGCACTATGCGTGCCTTAAAAGAATGGTTTGCCGAATATCAGGATTTAGAAGATCCTTTAGTCATAATTTTACCGGATTTTGAAAGCTTttccattaatattttgcacgaTTTTATATTGGTGTTAag TTCGTACAGAAGTACATTGAAGTTTGTACTTATATTTGGTGTCGCGACAACATTACACATTGTACATAGATCACTCACGTATGATGTCACGTCAAAATTAGTAGTGCAG gtattttatacacaaacaCAAGTCGAAACTCTATCCGATATAGTAGAGAGCACTGTCTTCTCCTCAAAGAttccatttaaattaattggtcGTGCGTTTCAATTACtgactgatatttttttattctatgacTTTTCGGTCgataatttcttacaaaacTTTAAG atatgtaTGATACAGCATTTTTATGACAACAATATAAGCTCTCTGTGTTGTAAACCGAAatgtattaaagaaagaatatctAAACTCACAGATGAAAATATtgcagatattaaaaatttaccatCTATTGCGAAATACTTAAAGACATCTAGCAAAGTAACGAATGGAAACGATAAACTCAGCGACAAAGAATTTAAG GAACTGTTGGAActgttgttaaataaatttcataattacatgaatcaatttttaataattttgaaatgtttacACTGCTTAGTTGCCTCATTGCCAGGCGCGCCAATGGGTAAACAG ttACGGGAGATTTACACCAAAGCAGTTTACACGAATAATCTCACAGAATCATCTGAATATaaagaatgtttaaaattattgggaTTTTTATCAAAGGAGGAACTCGTCTCGAAACTCGAATCTGTTATAAAGATCATTGAAAATTCCAAAGATCCaatgattaagaaaattaaagttaatctCAACTCTCGCATGAATACGATTCGAAAAGCTAGTTTAAACTCCACGAAAGATTCTTCCGAAACAATCAATTTAGAGGAAAAGCTTAGTCGTATGCAATTAAAAGAA AAATTGCTTAAAATGAGTCAGCAACAGTCGCGTTCTGCTTATAAAAAGGCGCAGCACGATCTAATCGATTATCTGGACCGAGAAGTGTTTTTCGTTCATCTAATCGAGCCGAGTCGCGTGACGGCTCACGAGATATTCTGTTACAGCGACGGAAACCAGGCGAAGCACCATATCCGCGGCTCTTTGAGAGCAGCCATACACATGGGATTGAACGATCCGCAGATGTATCTGGAT TGCGACTGCTGCAAATTGGAGAACGACGACGACATTCCGCGCACGCTGCCCGACCtgagtataatttataaactgcATTTGGAATCCAGGAAGCTGATCAATATGTACGACTGGCTGCAG GCGTTCCTGACAATCGTTGATCCGCAAGCCCAATCTACGGAGCAGCGCGATGTGAATCCGCGACTGCA AGCTCGGTTTACTCAAGCGGTTGCAGCCCTGCAGTTCCTCGGCTTCATCAAGACTTCTCGAAGGAAGACGGATCATGTAAAACGCCTTACGTAA